From the genome of Nitrospirota bacterium:
CTGAATAATCAGCTTGCTGCTGCACAGGCCATTACCGAAGAGTCCTTGAAGGCAGGCAGTGAACTCATGGAAGCAGATAAGGAGCTCCTCGCGTCGATGGCTGAGATTTCGGCGGTAACCAATACGCTTAAGGACGATGTAAAGAGTCTTGTTGAGGGAATACAGTTTAACGAAAGAATGAGATCTGATATCGGCCGCTTTATAACAGGACTCAATGATATTGCAGAGGCCCTGGACCGCGAGGCGGGTGGAACGATCAGGGAAGAATCAGCAGAGCTGCCGCCGGAACTGCTGGAACTTGAGCGTCAATATACCATGGAGAGTGAACGCGAAGTGCATAATGCGATTATGGCTGCAGGACGAACTCCCCAGGATATCAGCAACAATGGCGGGGAATCCTCAGGTGCTGAAGAGGACGATAATATAACCCTTTTCTGATATAGGGGATATGAGCGTAAAAGATCCGGTGCAATGAAGAAACGGGTCATGTATAGAGGGACAGGCAATGGAGGGAGAAGATGGCGAAGAATATTCTGATTGTAGATGACTCTGCTTCGATGCGGCAGTTGGTCTCGTTTGCACTGAAGACTGCCGGGTACGAAGTCACGGCGGCAGTGCACGGCAAGGACGCGATTGATAAGACAAACAACGAGACGAAATATGAGATGGTCATCACGGACCTCAACATGCCGGAAATGGACGGCATTGAACTCATAAAGCAGCTTCGCATGAAGCCGGGCTACAAGTTTACGCCGGTGATCATGCTCACCACAGAGTCTCAGGACTCAAAGAAGCAGGAAGGCAAGGCTGCAGGGGCCACCGGCTGGATCGTAAAGCCCTTCACGCCGGAGCAGCTTGTCGGTGTTGTTAAGAAGCTCGTGAAATAACTGACAGATCAGGAGGGATGCAGATATGGAATACAGGGTTGAACAAAACAATGGCATGGCAGACATAGCGTTCTCCGGAGCCGTTACGATAGAACAGATGCCTGAAATGAAAAAAGTCCTTGCCGATGCGTTACATGATGCCCAGCAGGTCAGGGTTGATTTTTCTCAGGCAGACGATGTCGATCTTGCCTGCCTCCAGACGCTCTGCTCAGCACACCGCACTGCCGGAGGTGTTGACAAGGAACTGAGTATTAATGAAAACCGCTCTGCTGCCTTTATGAAATCGGTTAAAGCTGCCGGTTATGTAAGACACACGGGCTGCAAACTGGGGAAGACAG
Proteins encoded in this window:
- a CDS encoding response regulator: MAKNILIVDDSASMRQLVSFALKTAGYEVTAAVHGKDAIDKTNNETKYEMVITDLNMPEMDGIELIKQLRMKPGYKFTPVIMLTTESQDSKKQEGKAAGATGWIVKPFTPEQLVGVVKKLVK
- a CDS encoding STAS domain-containing protein, which produces MEYRVEQNNGMADIAFSGAVTIEQMPEMKKVLADALHDAQQVRVDFSQADDVDLACLQTLCSAHRTAGGVDKELSINENRSAAFMKSVKAAGYVRHTGCKLGKTDTCLWVEKNRSVQ